In Periplaneta americana isolate PAMFEO1 chromosome 8, P.americana_PAMFEO1_priV1, whole genome shotgun sequence, the sequence CAAGCATTATGATTTAACAAATTTACTTCGTTAAAATTTTGGACTAGCTATTCTAATACTAGAGATCACataatgtaatataggcctactgttatgttAAGTAACATTTTCAGCATGTAATCTgcaataataaaatgtgaacaaatCCTTATAATCAATTGCGATTCTTTCCACACATTTTGAGAACACAACAcaggttcaaataaaaattgtttgtcaAATGGTCAAATAACAAGtgttaataaaaacatttctactgataatttaacatacatttatattctgtggaacataataaaatagttataaaATCTTGATCACCATTTGAAACTACAGTCTCACTAATTTTGTCGCAGAGAATAAATTGCTCTCAATAATGACCTTCTTGAATGTAACCTTTTAGTCTACCTGGCAATGGGAGCTTCTGTATGTTATCCACTCTGGTGTACTGGCGGATGACAAACCTGCAGAGATACTGGAGGGATCTCACTTGGGTAAACCGGGACACTGGTTTTGCTAACCTAACAGGGAATGCTGGATATCCTGGTGCTCGTGGTCGAGAATAACAAAACACAGCAGATTCAGAGTAGGACATTGAATGATTGATAAGTTCCACAATACTTGAAAAGCCCTCTCCTCCAGGTGTTGTGTAGAAACTGAAGAGACCATAACTGTGTTCAATCCGAGTGTGAAAAGTCTTCCCTGAGCTGCGGAAACTCACACTTAAAAGATACCGGTCTGCTGAAGAATCACGCACCAGAAAAGCACCATCGGGGAGGTCCAAAAGtttttcttctgcttcttccCTTGAGATTGGTCCCCAGTACCAACCATATTTAGCCAGTTTAAACAGTTCGCACGTTAAACTTCGGGATGTGGGACTAGGCATAGATTCTGATTCTTCACTAATGGCATGTCTGACGTCACAAGGTTCATACTGTACAATACCGCCACCATCTACATTTAGGACAAAATTATGGGCGTCACTATAATCTGGACGTTTTGTTTCGCAGTCACCTTTTCTGTTCAGTCTTGTTACGTCTTTCCCAGAGTCTATATTGCTTCTCAATGCTGGTAAGGATGCTATATCGATGTCAACAGAGACATTTTGGGGTATTTGAGGTAACATGCTATGAAATCTGCATGTAGTATTTTGAACAACATCAGGAACTTTTCTCACTTCGGACAGTCTTTCCTTCCCATC encodes:
- the LOC138704921 gene encoding uncharacterized protein produces the protein MALNSQTGDDSKIMRKVSFSYIKDTIARRSGMQNGPISRMCCCETLEDANGETPGTEVSCPRKDTAHEGNSERCMCVGRSLPDKHKLGIFKSLKKRFQLNTNLNTRPIKCKSKHTIKSAEPSNNYSLSLREESKSEGFSISNIRKGKGGVRPVCPMPLPLRFITSSGSHERSNPVSLTCLHDGKERLSEVRKVPDVVQNTTCRFHSMLPQIPQNVSVDIDIASLPALRSNIDSGKDVTRLNRKGDCETKRPDYSDAHNFVLNVDGGGIVQYEPCDVRHAISEESESMPSPTSRSLTCELFKLAKYGWYWGPISREEAEEKLLDLPDGAFLVRDSSADRYLLSVSFRSSGKTFHTRIEHSYGLFSFYTTPGGEGFSSIVELINHSMSYSESAVFCYSRPRAPGYPAFPVRLAKPVSRFTQVRSLQYLCRFVIRQYTRVDNIQKLPLPGRLKGYIQEGHY